The DNA region AGCCCACAGGAAGGTTTTCCAATGGTCGACTTCCAACAGACTTCATTTCTGAAGCTTTTGGGATCAAGCCAATAATACCTGCATATTTGGATCCTTCATATGATATCAGAGAATTTGCTACTGGAGTTTGCTTTGCATCTGCTGGAACTGGTTATGATAATGCTACTTCTGATGTGCTAGTAAGTCACACATCGACCTTGAAAAAAGGAATGAGCAGTGTTTATTACTCACTTGTGTGTATCCACACAAGTGTGTAATAACACTAAAATCATGAGTCTAAATCATGATTTCgaaattgaaaatatgagtTTAACTCATAATTTTAGTGTTATTTAACACTTGTGTGCATACACACTAGTGTGTAATTAGTTTTTCCCTAAGAAAAATATAGACATGACTAAAACTTTAGTtgcagttttattttcaaaataaattcaGTCACCATTTGAAGTTCTCATCATTATGATTAAGTTTCTTAATGGTTTTCTACCAGTTTCTGAAATATAGACTGCTAAAATATAATATAGTGTGTTCAGTTACATGGTTAAAATTACTAGATCAAGTTTCATAGAGAGAAATTTGTGGTTAGCGATAGGCTTATTCTCTTTATTACTTGCAGTCTGTAATGCCTCTATGGAAGGAATTGGAGTACTACAAGGAATACCAGCAGGACCTGAGAGGATATCTTGGCAATGAGATTGCTAACGAGGTTCTGGGTGAAGCACTCTACCTGTTAAGCATAGGAACCAATGATTTCCTAGAGAACTACTATATACTTCCAAAAAGATCGTTGGAGTTCTCCATCAAGGGGTACCAGAATTTTCTAGTAGGTATTTGTGGAAATTTCATCACAGAGCTTTACAATCTTGGAGCTCGGAAGCTATCCGTAACTGGGCTTCCTCCAATGGGGTGTTTACCATTGGAAAGAACCACAAATATCTTGCTTGGGAGTGACTGTATAGAGGAATACAATGATGTGGCCaaagattttaatgaaaagTTGAAGGGAATGATTGCAAATCTGAACAAGCAGCTTGCCGGAATCCGACTGGTGCTTTCAAACCCTTACGATATTCTCTTAGAAATGATTCAGAATCCAGAATTGTTTGGTAAGCCTTTTGTTATTCCTACAATCACAACTGTTTTGACATTGCATGATATGAATGACATATAGATCCAGTGATATAATCTCATCTCATCAATTACCATAAAGGTTACAAATGACTAGTCTAGTAATGTAATGGGTT from Castanea sativa cultivar Marrone di Chiusa Pesio chromosome 6, ASM4071231v1 includes:
- the LOC142638374 gene encoding GDSL esterase/lipase At4g26790-like, giving the protein MANEAIHCFLLTHFLLQIAHTYARVPAIIVFGDSTVDSGNNNQISTILKSNFQPYGRDFFGGQPTGRFSNGRLPTDFISEAFGIKPIIPAYLDPSYDIREFATGVCFASAGTGYDNATSDVLSVMPLWKELEYYKEYQQDLRGYLGNEIANEVLGEALYLLSIGTNDFLENYYILPKRSLEFSIKGYQNFLVGICGNFITELYNLGARKLSVTGLPPMGCLPLERTTNILLGSDCIEEYNDVAKDFNEKLKGMIANLNKQLAGIRLVLSNPYDILLEMIQNPELFGFEEAAKACCGTGMFEMSYLCDKINPFTCSDANKYVFWDSFHPTEKTNGIIAYHVVKNSLAEFLW